TTAGGGAAGATTACACTTGTACCATCTCATCAGTAATGTTTCCTGTACTCCAAACGCCATAACCAATAGCCCAAAAATGTCTACCCCAATAACGTTTACTCAATTCTGGATATTCTGCTTGAAGTCGTCGAGATGTTCTTCCCTTCAAGCGTTTAACAATATCACTAATATTTTGAGACGGTCGGTATTCGATGTGAATATGTACGTGATCCTTGCTTATCACCCCTTTAAGAATTCGTACACCCTCAGAATCGCAAACTTGTTTAACCAAATCTCGTTTAACCAAATCTCGGCAACGTTTCTGAATGTCACCTTTGAGAACATGATAACGATATTTTGTAACCCAAACTATGTGCGCAGTAAGCCAAGATACAGTATGTCCAAGTCGCATTTGTTCTTTCACAATTCAAAGATACAAAAGTGTGTAGCAACTGAAAGTCTTGCACTGAAAGTGCATAGTTTCAACTAACGATTGAGACCAATGAAATAAAAAAATTTGGAGAATTTTCGCTTTATTCCTTGTCTTGCAAACTCTCCTCAAAAGCCAATAATTCTGTCCGTTCTTGCAAAATTTCTGCAATTAATTCTTGTTGCGGAAGTTTTGTTAAATCAATCTGTTGGTTGAGGCGATGGGAAAACCAGTTGTGTGTATCCATAAGGGTAAATGCTAAGAGGCAATGAAAACCTTACAGATTATTGAACTCAGTAAGGCTGGCGACCCTTTCGAATCATTCCGCCCGAGGGCGGAATATTGCAACGACAATACCAGCCTTACAAAGGCCAATAATTAGATTGTCGTTGCAATCTAATACCAGAGGGTTAGGAGAAAGAAGTGTTACCACTTGGTTTTCCGTCCTTGGCTTATGATAACAGTATCATAAGACAGAAAAATATTGTCAAATATTTTTGGGGTTGTGAGGGGCATCACCCCGCCCAAGTGCAAACTGTTTTACGAATTTTTTTCGTAAAACTTGCATACTTGCACTACAATTTCCGTTTCTTAACTTTATATGACAATACTTCTCTTTCTAAATATGACTGGAGCAATTTTTTAAAAATCCTCTTAAATTATTTTGCTTTCCCTCTCATTTGTGAGAGGATTTCAATAGTTTTGTGAGAGATAAAATTTACCACTATGCAATTCACCAATCGCCAACAAGCTATTATAACCCTGATTCAAGAAAATCAACCCATAGGAATATCCGCAATTAAGGCACAATTACCTGATCCTATCAGTACGCAAACCCTTAACCGTGATTTAGCTGATTTGGTAGCCCAAAATGCCCTCCAAAAACTCGGCAAGGGTCGCGCCACGACCTATCAAATATCATCTCATTATCAACTATTTGCCCCTTTTTCTGATCAGTATTTTTTACAAGACCCAGACCAGCGTGGGGGTGCAACCAGTTTTAATTTCGGCATTATTCCTCTCCTGAGCGACATAGCCATATTTACTCCTCATGAGCAACAAGAATTAGCTCAATACCAAGCGCAATACCAACACAACCGTTCGCAATTATCAGCTGTTTTACGTAAGAAAGAAACCGAACGTCTCACTATCGAACTGAGTTGGAAATCGGCTCAAATCGAGGGGAATACTTATTCTTTGCTTGATACAGAAAGATTATTTCAAGAACAACAAGCCGCCAAAGACAAAACAGCAGAAGAAACCCAAATGCTCCTCAACCATAAATCTACCCTCCAATATTTATGGAAAGAACAAGATGTAGCCAAAACGCTCACCGTACGATTACTAGAAGAAATTCACAGTTTACTCATGGAAGATCTTGGTATCAATCGCAATATTCGATCTCGATCAGTCGGTATTACGGGAACTTCCTATCGACCATTGGATAATGAGTTTCAGATTCGGGAGCAACTAGAAGCCATGTGTCAGCTCATCAATGACAAAGACAATGTTTTTGAGAAAGCCCTCTTAGCCCTCGTGCTGATTTCCTACATTCAACCTTTTGAAGATGGGAACAAACGAACTGGACGCATGATTAGCACTGCCTTACTCTTAGCAGGTGATGCCTGTCCACTCTCATACCGAAGTGTTGATTCGCTCGATTACAAAAAATCAATGCTGTTCTTTTATGAGCAAAACAACATCGGTGCCTTTAAAAAAATATTCCTGGAACAAAGCCAGTTTGGGGTCAACAATTATTTTCTTTAAAAATTCACCACTTTTTCGAGGGCTTCATCGGTTTCTTCGTGAATAAAGTTCCGCTGATAGTTCACCGTCGTGGTAATTGAGGAATGACGGTAGAGTTTCTGGAGAACTTGGACCGGAATACTCCCCCTGCCAAACTTCTAAAGGTATGGCGAGCAATGTGCATCGAGAGTTTTTTCTCTATGTCCGTTTTTTGGCGAATTTTTTCCAGATGTCGATTAAGATTTCTGGTAATGGTTTTGATTCTCATAGCAACTTGAGTGGGGTTGTTGAGGTTTGTTGCCTGTCAGATTCGGGAGGACAAAGTCCTGTGCGCTTTGTTTCTCTGCTTCGTAGTATCTGAGAATTCCTTCAGCTTTTTTTGGAATTTTGAGGGAAACGAGTTTTGGTTTTTATTCATACGGTAGTACAAACGACCGTCTCTGACGTACTGCCACCGGATCTGGAGTAAGTCCCCACTCTGACACCTGCCAAGTAAAAACTGAGCAACCACACCCGTCTGGCGTGGTCTTGGGCGGGGGTAAGATTGTCTATTCGTTCCAGTTGTTTTACCTCGGCTTTATTCAGCCCCACTTTTTCTGATTCGGGGAGTTTTATCTGGATTTTGCCTTTGCCAAACGCATAGTATTGACGGTCTATATATCCTTGGTTGATGGCACGGTTATAAATAGTCCGTATCAAGATAAAATAATTCATCACTGTTCTCTGTGATGCGTTACGTTGTTGTTTGAGGTGGGCTTCGAAACGTTCTAAATACGGAACGGTGATCGTGGTCAATGGCAACGGGTCTTGTTGGGTAAATGCTCGCCAAATTTTGAGGCGTCCTTGGACGATCTTATACTGGTTGATTTGTTTTCTGTCCTTCAAGCGTTGGAGATGTTGCTCGGCAAAGGTGAAGAAATAATTGATAGCTGTTACACAAAAAAACTTCAACAAAGCTAAAACTTCTGATTTTCGCTTAAACCCAAAAAGTCTAAACGAGTTCAATTTACCAAAGTTATTGAAATATTATTTTTGACAAAAAATAACAAAAAGAATACTTTTGTGCTAACCTTGCCAAGATTTATCTCCTGTACAGAAATGACCATTTTTAAATCAGAAATAGCATACGTTAGGTAAATGGAGGTAAAATAGTATATTTGCAGCCACAAAATTTTTAGAATGAAAGCCGGAATTGTAGGATTACCCAATGTAGGAAAATCAACCTTGTTTAACTGCTTATCCAATGCAAAAGTGCAAAGTGCAAACTTTCCTTTTTGTACGATAGAACCTAACCTGGGTGTTGTAAATGTTCCGGATATACGATTAGAAAAATTAGAAAAACTGGTAGCACCGGAAAAAGTGATTCCTGCTACGGTTGAAATTGTAGATATTGCCTTTAGATTAGCAAATAGAAATAATTACTTAAAATAAAAACATAATAGTTATGATGAAATTTCTTTTTTTGCTTCTTTTTTTCTTTGTTAATAACTCTTATTTTGTTGATAACCAAAAACACAAAAGAACGGAGTGAACTTTAGCGGCCAGCTAGCTTTTTAGAGCCATCCCCCGTATTAGTCTCCGTTCTTTTTAAAAGTTACTTAGAACCATATAGAATTTCAGTTTCTGCCCTTATTAAAGGTCTTAGTTTAAGTAACTATTATTAATATCTAATTACAAAATTATGAAAACAAATGAAATTATCGGAATCGATGTCAGTAAATTATTAATTGATGTTTGTATCTATTCTAAACAAATTGTTCAACAGTTTGAGAACAGTAAATCTGGATTTAAATTAATGCTAAAGTGGAGTTTTAAAAATTCGTCTTTCTCTAAAGAAGAAACCATGTTTGTATTTGAACATACAGGAATGTACTCTCATTTATTATCTGTGTCTTTAACTGAACAAAAATTATCTTTTTTCATAGCTTCTGGTTTAGAAATTAAAAGATCTATTGGTATTGCTCGTGGAAAGGATGACCAAATTGATGCCAAACGCATTGCTCTATATGGGTATCGATTAAAAGAAGAACTTAAACCCAGTAAGCTACCTAAAAGAAGTATATTACAACTAAAAAGTCTCTTATCTTTAAGGACAAAACTTAACAAACAAAGAGCTGGTTTTAAAGTTACTTTGAAAGAACAAAAAAGAATTTATAAAGCAAAAGAGTATAAAATAATCTTTGACGTTCAACAAAAAATGATTGCAGAACTAACCAAACAAATACACAAGATTAATACTCAAATGCAAGCTATTATTGACCAAAATATAATGTTAAAAGAAACCTATAAACTTGTTACTAGTGTTAAAGGTATAGGAATGCAAACTGCTATAATGATGATTGTGTTTACTGACAATTTTTCAAAATTTGAAAACTGGAGAAAGTTTGCCTCTTATTGTGGTGTTGCTCCTTTTCCTTACCAATCTGGAACTAGTATTAAAGGACGTACAAAAGTCTCTCATTTGGCTAATAAAAAATTGAAAGCAATTATTAATATGTGCGCTATTTCTGCTATACAACATAACCCAGAAATGAAATTATACTATCATAAAAGAATAAAACAAGGCAAAAGTAAAATGAGTACCGTTAACATTATTAGAAACAAATTAATAGCAAGAGTGTTTGCCGTTGTCAAACGACAAACACCCTATGTAGATACTTTTAAATTTGCTGCATAAATTAGTAAAAATAATATCTCAACTTTTACTTGTTTTTATCATAGAATACGGGGTTGGTAAAAGGAGCCAGCAAGGGAGAGGGCCTGGGGAATCAATTTTTAGCAAATATTCGCGAAACAGACGCTCTTTTACACGTATTGCGGTGCTTTGACAATGATAATATTGTTCATGTCGACCACACTATCAATCCTGTAAGAGATAAAGAAACCATTGATATTGAGCTACAACTAAAGGACTTGGATACCGTTCAAAAGCGCCTGGAGCGTGTTAAAAAAATTGCCAAAACAGGCAATAAAGAAGCTCAAACCGAACTGGAAGTACTGTTGCAAGCTGAAGAAATCTTATTGGCAGGAAATTCCGTAAGAGCTATCAATTTCAGGGAAAAAGAAGAACAATTTGTAAAACCCTTGCAACTTATTACATCCAAGCCCGTGTTATATGTATGTAATGTAGACGAAAACTCGGTGGTTTCCGGAAATCAATATATAACTGCAGTAAAAGATGCCATAAAGGAAGAAGGATCCGAAATGATTGTTTTAGCCGTTGCTACGGAAGCTGATATTACCGAATTAGAAGATTATGAAGAACGCCAGTTGTTTTTGGAAGATATGGGGTTGAAAGAACCCGGAGTTTCCCGTTTAATCCGGTCCGCATATAGATTATTAAACTTACAAACCTATTTTACTGCGGGACCAAAAGAAGTCCGTGCCTGGACCGTATCTATAGGGGTTACAGCACCTCAGGCTGCCGGAATAATCCATACTGATTTTGAAAAAGGATTTATCAGAGCAGAAGTGATCAGCTATGAAGACTATGCTAATTACGGAACAGAAACCAAAGTAAAAGAAGCCGGTAAGATGAGAATAGAAGGCAAGGATTATATTGTACAGGACGGAGATGTGATGCATTTTAGATTTAATATATAGTATTTTTTAACTTCTACCGTATAAACTAATTCAATTTATAATGGATATAATGCTTTTCAAGTGTATTGAGGAGTTTGGAGGTTACCTTTATTTTTGTATTTCTACTAGGTACATTTAATTCGATTTCTTCTTCTTCATCCCATATATTGAAATATAAAGATTGTTTTCCTTTTTTAGCAGTAAATAGTTTGGTAAAAGCAGCAATTGATTTTTCATTTACTTGCTGAACCGGGATGTTTACAGTAACTTTTTTACACAATTCATCCAAAATATCTTGTAGTAATTTAAAATCGACGAATTTTAACCTGGGATCGCCTTCAACACCGTCTTTATTAATCCAGCCTTTTTGAATGGTTACTCTTATAAATAAAAAAGAATTAGGAACTAAAAAGTGTTTGAATTTTAGGTAGTCCTCACCAAAAATCTTGAACTCAAAACTATCGGAATAATCTTCCACAAAGAAAGAACTCCAACCTTTTCCGGACTTTGAAATACGGTGCTGTACTTCTGTTATGATTCCTGCAAAAGATAAATTTGCACCTATATGCTTAGACAGATTTTCTTTAAAATGGCTCACTTTTGCATTACAAAATTTTAGTTCATTCTTAAAGTCATCCAAAGGATGTGCAGAAATATAAATACCCACAACTTCTTTTTCTTTAGCCAATTGTTCTATAGTTCCCCAAGGTTCCGAAAAGGGCATTTCCGGTTCCGGAAATTGAATATCAGAAGTTTCTCCGAATAAAGAAACCTGAGCAGAATTTTTGTTTTCCTGGTATTTATTTCCGTAACGAATGGCTTTTTCTATAAAGCCTTGCCCTTTTTCATCCAAGTAAAAATATTGCGATCTATGTGTCCCGGAAAAAGAGTCAAAGCCTCCTGCCAGTGCCAAACTGTCAAAAGCTTTTTTGTTTGCAGCACGCAGATCTACCCGTTTGGTAAGATCAAAAATAGAATGGTAATTTCCATTACTTTTGCGCTCTTCAATAATCGCTTTTACAGCAGCTTCTCCAACGCCTTTTACAGCACCCATTCCAAAACGAATAGCTCCTTTTTTGTTGACAGAAAATTTTAAATAAGATTCATTTACATCCGGCCCCAAAACTTCCAGTCCCATACGTTTACACTCCTCCATGAAAAATGAAACCTGTTTGATATCATTCATATTATTGGATAACACGGATGCCATAAACTCAGCAGGGTAATGGGCCTTTAAATACGCTGTTTGATAGGCAATCCACGCATAGCAGGTTGAATGAGATTTGTTGAAAGCATAAGATGCAAACGCTTCCCAGTCTTTCCAAATTTTTTCTAATTTTTCAGCACTATACCCTTTTTTACCGGCTTGTTCAATAAATTGTGGTTTCATCTTTGCCAATACGGCTGCTTGTTTCTTACCCATGGCCTTACGCAATACATCTGCCTCTCCTTTAGTAAAATCGGCTAATTTTTGAGAAAGTAACATCACTTGCTCCTGGTATACGGTAATTCCGTAGGTCTCAGCAAGGTATTCTTCCATTTCAGGAAGATCGTATTCAATATCCTCTCTTCCGTGTTTCCTGTTAATAAAAGAGGGAATATACTCCATGGGTCCCGGGCGATACAACGCATTCATGGCAATCAAATCTTCAAAAACAGTTGGCTTTAATGTGCGCATGTGTTTTTGCATACCGGGAGATTCGTATTGAAATATACCCACTGTTTCCCCTCGTTGGAAGAGTTCATACGTTTTTTTATCGTCCAGCGAAAAACTTTCGGGATCTAATTCAATTCCCTGTCGTGCTTTTATAATCTTAATGGTATCTTTAATTAGTGTCAATGTTTTTAAGCCCAGGAAATCCATTTTTAGCAGGCCGGCATTCTCAACAACCGAATTGTCAAACTGAGTTACATACATATCCGAATCCTTTGCAGTAGCAACAGGAACAAAATCGGTAATATCCGACGGTGTAATGATCACTCCACAGGCATGGATTCCGGTATTTCTGACGGAACCTTCCAAAACCATAGCTTTGTTAATGGTTTCGGACTCTATTCCGTCACCATTAGCAATTGTTCTCAGCTCGTTTACCATCTCTTTTTCTTCGGAACGTAAGCCGGCTATTTTGGCCTGATTTTTATCATCGTTATTAAAAATATCTTTCAGTTTGATATTTGGAATTAATTTGGCAATCCTGTCTGCTTCATACAGTGGCAGGTCTAACACACGGGCTGTATCTCTAATAGAAGATTTGGCAGCCATGGTACCATACGTAATGATCTGTGCTACCTGATTAGACCCATATTTATTGATTACATAATTCATGATACGACCTCTTCCCTCATCATCAAAATCAATATCAATATCAGGCATGGATATACGTTCCGGGTTTAAGAAACGCTCAAAAAGCAAATCGTATTTAATGGGGTCTATATTCGTGATCTTTAAACAATAGGCTACCACAGATCCCGCAGCCGAACCACGCCCGGGGCCTACCGAAACATTCATTTTTCTCGCTTCGGAGATAAAATCCTGCACAATTAGGAAATATCCGGGATATCCGGTATTGGCAATCACTCTCAATTCAAAATCTATACGTTCTTTAATTTCATCGGATATGTCACCATAGCGCTCTTTAGCTCCCACATAGGTAAGGTGCTTTAAATAATTATTCTCTCCTCTTTTTCCGTCATCTTCCGTATCTTTTGAGTCCTGAAATTCTTCGGGAATATCAAACGCAGGTAACAAAACATCTCTCGCCAGTGAAAAGACCTCGATTTTATCAACAATTTCCTGGATATTAATAATCGCTTCGGGAATGTCAGCAAACAGGCTTTTCATTTCTTCCGTAGACTTAAAGTAATATTCGTCATTTGATAAACCATAACGATATCCTCTTCCGTTTCCTTTAGGAGTAGCCTGCTTTTCGCCATCTTTTACACACAATAAAATATCATGTGCATTTGCATCCTCTTTAATGAGGTAAAAGGTATTATTGGTAGCCACCGTTTTAATGTTGTGTTGCTTTGAAAACCTCAATAAAACATCATTGACCACTTTTTCTTCTTCCAGGTGATGGCGCATTAATTCGAGATAAAGATCATCTCCAAATTGTTCTTTCCACCAAAGCAAGGCTTCTTCTGCCTGTTTTTCTCCTGTTTTTAAAATTTTACCGGGGATTTCACCGTACGTATTTCCCGTCAGCACAATAATATCTTCTTTATATTGCTTAATTACTTTTTTGTCAATTCTCGGAACGTAATAGAATCCGTCTATAAAAGCAATAGAGGACATTTTAGCCAGATTGTGGTACCCTTTTTTTGTTTTAGCTAAAAATACAACCTGAAAACCATTATCTTTTCTCGATTTATCCAAGTGATTTTCACAAACATAAAACTCACAACCTATAATGGGTTTTAGAGTCGTTTCGGTAGAAATATCTCCTTTTTCTTCTGCAAGTTTATTTGTAACGGAAACCTTTTTATTATGATTTAGTATTTCTCTCACAAAGTGAAAGGAAGCCATCATGTTTCCGGTATCTGTTATGGCTACTGCAGACATATGGTCTTTTGCGGCAGCTTTTACAATACTGCTAATTTGGATGGTAGACTGTAGTATTGAAAACTGCGTGTGATTGTGCAGATGAGCAAACCGAACGTTTTCCAATGCCGTTAGGCTTGCTGAGGTAGCTTCTGTAGTTGCTGCTTCTTTTTCAGAAGCCAGCCGTTTTCTGATGTTATCGCTTTCTTTTTTTAAGTTCCGATGTTTTAAACCGATAACCTGGACGGGTTTGGGATTTGCTTCGGAGAAAGCCTTAAAATAATCCGTATCAACACCCAGCTGTTTCTTTGTAAATGCTCCCAAACGAATGAGCTCAAAAAAACAACGGGTAGTTGCTTCCACATCAGCAGTTGCGTTGTGTGCTTCTTCAAAGCCAATGCCAAATAAGTGGTGGTGTAGTTCTGTTAATGTCGGTAATTTGAATTTCCCGCCCCGACCTCCCGGGATTCGACACATTTGTGCCGTGTGTTCCGTACAAGTATCTAAAACAGGGAGGTCGATCAGGTTATTTTCTACACCTAGCCTGTAGAATTCACACCCTATAATATTAATATCAAATCCTACATTTTGACCAACAATATACTTGGTTTTTTTTAAAACTTCATTAAACAATGCCAGTCCTTCATTTAAAGGAATCCCTTGTTCCCGGGCCAAATGAGTGGAAATGCCATGAACTCTCTCCGCATCATATGGAATATCAAATCCGTCCGGTTGAACCAAGAAGTCATGATGCTCCTTCAAATTCCCCACCTCATCATGCAGTTGCCAGGCAACTTGTATACACCTTGGCCAATTATCCGTATCGGTAACAGGGGCATTCCAACTCTTAGGCAGGCCAGTGGTTTCCGTATCAAAAATTAAGTACATATATGAATTTCCGGTATTTTAAAAAGTTCATTATAAAATTACTAAAAAGACACAGAACATAAATAGAAGAGTTATTGTGTTTTATTAACACTGAGACCTTTGCCGAATTGATTTGCCAAAAAAGTTCGACACCCAAAGAAAATTTTCAACTATGTATTTTGTATAAAATCGAATGTTTTCTCCAAAACAGTAACAAAATGTTCGGGAAAGTTCACTTCTGTCCAAGGTTGTCTGGCACCAAAAACGTGATCGGCTTTTGGCACTATATACAATTCACTGTTTGGGTTCCATTTGTGTAAATTTTTACTGTGCTCAACAGGAACCGAAGTATCCGCATCTCCGTGAATAATAAGATGTGGGATGGAAATACGCTCTATAGCCTTTTGAATGTTTAAATGATCTTTATTTTCTTTATAGTTATCATAAAACTGGATATAATGTGGCATTTGTTGTCCGGTTCTTCCGTTTTCCACGTAGCAAACCCCGTCTTTTTTCCATTGCTCCAGATCATCTCCTTCTTCAAACATGGTTCGATGTAAATCACAAACCGATGCCCAGGTAATGAGTTTTTTTATGCTGCGATCCCGAGATGCTTTTAAAATAGAAATACCCCCTCCCCTGGAATGACCTATCAGTATGATGTTTCTTATATCCATTTCATTATGCCATTCTTTACTTGATGTTACCCAATCCAATACCGAAGTCAAATCATCTAACTCTATCATATAGTTATTGTTTCCGAACGCTTCTAAATCCGGAAAATCAACAGGTTGTTCAAGAGTTCCGCCATTATGAGAAAAATTGAATTTTAACAATATAAGACCTTTATCGACAAACCATTTTGACGTCTTGTCAAAAACACCCCAATCTTTATACCCTTTATAACCATGACAGAAAATAACCAGAGGTTTGGGAACTGCTGTTTTTTTGTAATAGATATCCATTATGATGGATTTACCATGTTTGCTTTTGAGTGGAAAATTTTTTAGCGTTTGCATTCTTACGGAAAAAGTATGTATGCAAAGTTAAAATATTTAAAAGAGGTTATGACTTAAGTTGAAAAAGAATTTGTACATTTGCGCCCACTTACTACGAGATAGTAAGATGATTAATAATTTAAGGTCGAGAACCTTTAAAAATTAACAAATTATGCCTGTAAAAATTAGATTACAAAGACACGGTAAAAAAGGAAAACCATTTTATTGGATTGTTGCAGCAGATGCAAGAGCTAAAAGAGATGGCCGCTATTTAGAGAAACTGGGAACTTATAACCCTAATGTGAATCCGGCAAAAATTGACCTGGATGTTGATAGTGCTGTAAAATGGCTGCAAAATGGGGCGCAACCTACAGATACTGCAAGAGCTATTTTGTCTTACAAAGGAGCTCTATTGAAAAAGCATTTGGCAGGAGGGGTTCGTAAAGGAGCTTTAACGGAAGAACAAGCGGGAGAAAAATTTAATGTATGGTTAGAAGAAAAAGCAGGTAAGATTACTTCTAAAGAAGGTCGTTTGGCAAAAAAGAAAACAACTGCAAAAGCAAAAGCGCTGGAAGCTGAAAAAGTGGTAAATAAAGCACGTGTTGAAGCTGCCGCCACGCCTGTTGTAGAAGAAGTTTCCGAAGACACTCCTGCTGAAACAACAGAAGCTACGGAAGAAGTTGTTGCAGCAACAGAAACTGAAGTCAAAGAAGAAAGCTCCGAAGCTTCTGAAACTACAGAAGAGGAAACCAAGAAAACAGCTACCGAGTAATTTTGGTGCGGAAATGCGCAAAGAAGAATGTTTTTACTTGGGTAAAATTGTAAGAAAGTATAGTTTTAAAGGAGCTGTAGTAGTTAAATTAGACACTGACGAACCCGAGCTGTATGAAAATATAGAGTCGGTTTTTGTTGAATTAGGAACTAATTTAATTCCCATTTTTATAAAAAAAAGTTCATTACATAAGAGAAATCAATTACGTGTTCAGTTTGAAAACCTGCACACGGAAGCGGAGGCAGATTCCATTTTGAA
This window of the Flavobacteriaceae bacterium genome carries:
- the tnpA gene encoding IS200/IS605 family transposase; amino-acid sequence: MRLGHTVSWLTAHIVWVTKYRYHVLKGDIQKRCRDLVKRDLVKQVCDSEGVRILKGVISKDHVHIHIEYRPSQNISDIVKRLKGRTSRRLQAEYPELSKRYWGRHFWAIGYGVWSTGNITDEMVQV
- a CDS encoding cell filamentation protein Fic, producing MQFTNRQQAIITLIQENQPIGISAIKAQLPDPISTQTLNRDLADLVAQNALQKLGKGRATTYQISSHYQLFAPFSDQYFLQDPDQRGGATSFNFGIIPLLSDIAIFTPHEQQELAQYQAQYQHNRSQLSAVLRKKETERLTIELSWKSAQIEGNTYSLLDTERLFQEQQAAKDKTAEETQMLLNHKSTLQYLWKEQDVAKTLTVRLLEEIHSLLMEDLGINRNIRSRSVGITGTSYRPLDNEFQIREQLEAMCQLINDKDNVFEKALLALVLISYIQPFEDGNKRTGRMISTALLLAGDACPLSYRSVDSLDYKKSMLFFYEQNNIGAFKKIFLEQSQFGVNNYFL
- a CDS encoding transposase → MKTNEIIGIDVSKLLIDVCIYSKQIVQQFENSKSGFKLMLKWSFKNSSFSKEETMFVFEHTGMYSHLLSVSLTEQKLSFFIASGLEIKRSIGIARGKDDQIDAKRIALYGYRLKEELKPSKLPKRSILQLKSLLSLRTKLNKQRAGFKVTLKEQKRIYKAKEYKIIFDVQQKMIAELTKQIHKINTQMQAIIDQNIMLKETYKLVTSVKGIGMQTAIMMIVFTDNFSKFENWRKFASYCGVAPFPYQSGTSIKGRTKVSHLANKKLKAIINMCAISAIQHNPEMKLYYHKRIKQGKSKMSTVNIIRNKLIARVFAVVKRQTPYVDTFKFAA
- the ychF gene encoding redox-regulated ATPase YchF: MVKGASKGEGLGNQFLANIRETDALLHVLRCFDNDNIVHVDHTINPVRDKETIDIELQLKDLDTVQKRLERVKKIAKTGNKEAQTELEVLLQAEEILLAGNSVRAINFREKEEQFVKPLQLITSKPVLYVCNVDENSVVSGNQYITAVKDAIKEEGSEMIVLAVATEADITELEDYEERQLFLEDMGLKEPGVSRLIRSAYRLLNLQTYFTAGPKEVRAWTVSIGVTAPQAAGIIHTDFEKGFIRAEVISYEDYANYGTETKVKEAGKMRIEGKDYIVQDGDVMHFRFNI
- the dnaE gene encoding DNA polymerase III subunit alpha; its protein translation is MYLIFDTETTGLPKSWNAPVTDTDNWPRCIQVAWQLHDEVGNLKEHHDFLVQPDGFDIPYDAERVHGISTHLAREQGIPLNEGLALFNEVLKKTKYIVGQNVGFDINIIGCEFYRLGVENNLIDLPVLDTCTEHTAQMCRIPGGRGGKFKLPTLTELHHHLFGIGFEEAHNATADVEATTRCFFELIRLGAFTKKQLGVDTDYFKAFSEANPKPVQVIGLKHRNLKKESDNIRKRLASEKEAATTEATSASLTALENVRFAHLHNHTQFSILQSTIQISSIVKAAAKDHMSAVAITDTGNMMASFHFVREILNHNKKVSVTNKLAEEKGDISTETTLKPIIGCEFYVCENHLDKSRKDNGFQVVFLAKTKKGYHNLAKMSSIAFIDGFYYVPRIDKKVIKQYKEDIIVLTGNTYGEIPGKILKTGEKQAEEALLWWKEQFGDDLYLELMRHHLEEEKVVNDVLLRFSKQHNIKTVATNNTFYLIKEDANAHDILLCVKDGEKQATPKGNGRGYRYGLSNDEYYFKSTEEMKSLFADIPEAIINIQEIVDKIEVFSLARDVLLPAFDIPEEFQDSKDTEDDGKRGENNYLKHLTYVGAKERYGDISDEIKERIDFELRVIANTGYPGYFLIVQDFISEARKMNVSVGPGRGSAAGSVVAYCLKITNIDPIKYDLLFERFLNPERISMPDIDIDFDDEGRGRIMNYVINKYGSNQVAQIITYGTMAAKSSIRDTARVLDLPLYEADRIAKLIPNIKLKDIFNNDDKNQAKIAGLRSEEKEMVNELRTIANGDGIESETINKAMVLEGSVRNTGIHACGVIITPSDITDFVPVATAKDSDMYVTQFDNSVVENAGLLKMDFLGLKTLTLIKDTIKIIKARQGIELDPESFSLDDKKTYELFQRGETVGIFQYESPGMQKHMRTLKPTVFEDLIAMNALYRPGPMEYIPSFINRKHGREDIEYDLPEMEEYLAETYGITVYQEQVMLLSQKLADFTKGEADVLRKAMGKKQAAVLAKMKPQFIEQAGKKGYSAEKLEKIWKDWEAFASYAFNKSHSTCYAWIAYQTAYLKAHYPAEFMASVLSNNMNDIKQVSFFMEECKRMGLEVLGPDVNESYLKFSVNKKGAIRFGMGAVKGVGEAAVKAIIEERKSNGNYHSIFDLTKRVDLRAANKKAFDSLALAGGFDSFSGTHRSQYFYLDEKGQGFIEKAIRYGNKYQENKNSAQVSLFGETSDIQFPEPEMPFSEPWGTIEQLAKEKEVVGIYISAHPLDDFKNELKFCNAKVSHFKENLSKHIGANLSFAGIITEVQHRISKSGKGWSSFFVEDYSDSFEFKIFGEDYLKFKHFLVPNSFLFIRVTIQKGWINKDGVEGDPRLKFVDFKLLQDILDELCKKVTVNIPVQQVNEKSIAAFTKLFTAKKGKQSLYFNIWDEEEEIELNVPSRNTKIKVTSKLLNTLEKHYIHYKLN
- a CDS encoding prolyl oligopeptidase family serine peptidase, with protein sequence MQTLKNFPLKSKHGKSIIMDIYYKKTAVPKPLVIFCHGYKGYKDWGVFDKTSKWFVDKGLILLKFNFSHNGGTLEQPVDFPDLEAFGNNNYMIELDDLTSVLDWVTSSKEWHNEMDIRNIILIGHSRGGGISILKASRDRSIKKLITWASVCDLHRTMFEEGDDLEQWKKDGVCYVENGRTGQQMPHYIQFYDNYKENKDHLNIQKAIERISIPHLIIHGDADTSVPVEHSKNLHKWNPNSELYIVPKADHVFGARQPWTEVNFPEHFVTVLEKTFDFIQNT
- a CDS encoding 30S ribosomal protein S16; this encodes MPVKIRLQRHGKKGKPFYWIVAADARAKRDGRYLEKLGTYNPNVNPAKIDLDVDSAVKWLQNGAQPTDTARAILSYKGALLKKHLAGGVRKGALTEEQAGEKFNVWLEEKAGKITSKEGRLAKKKTTAKAKALEAEKVVNKARVEAAATPVVEEVSEDTPAETTEATEEVVAATETEVKEESSEASETTEEETKKTATE